CCGATCCGCTACCTCGAGCTGGCCCGTCGGCTCGGCGTCGAGCAGGGCGGTCGGGCGCCGTCCACGGCCGTGCGCGAGACCGTGCTGGCGCTGCGCCGCAGCAAGGGCATGGTGCTCGACGCGCCCGACCACGACACGTGGAGCGTCGGGTCGTTCTTCGTCAACCCGTTCGTCCCGGCCGACCGGGTGCCCGCGGGCTGCCCGAACTGGGAGGTCGACGGCGCGGTCAAGCTCTCGGCCGCCTGGCTGATCGAGAACGCCGGCTACGGCCGGGGCTTCGCCGCCGGGTCCGAGCGGGTCTCGGTCTCGACCAAGCACACCCTGGCCCTCACCAACCGCGGCGATGCCACGACGGCCGAGCTGGTCGAGCTCGCCCGCGTGATCCGCGACGGCGTCGACCGGCGCTTCGGCGTGCGGCTGCGCCCCGAGGCCCACCTGGTCGGCGTCGAGCTCTGACGCCTGTGCCTACTCGATCGGGCCGCGGTGCACCTTGTGCGGCGCGGCCTGCGCGAGCGGCTTGACCACGAGCAGGTCGACGTTGACGTGCGCCGGACGCGTCGCCACGAACGCGATGCAGTCGGCGACGTCGCCGGCGCGCAGCGGCGCCTCGACGCCCTCGTAGACCCGGTCGGCCGCGGCCTGGTCGCCACGGAGGCGGACGAGGGAGAACTCCTCGGTGTGCACCATGCCGGGCGCCACCTCCGTCACCCGGACGGGTCGGCCGGCGAGCTCGAGGCGCAGCGTCTCGACCAGCGCGGCCGCGCCGTGCTTGGCCGCGGTGTAACCGCCGCCCCCTTCGTAGACGAGGTGGCCGGCGATCGACCCGGTGACGATCACGTGCCCGCCCGCGCCGCGTTCGAGGGCGGGCAGCAGCGCCTGCGTCACACGCAGCACGCCGAGCACGTTCGTCTCGAACATGGCCTGCCAGTCGGCGGGATCGCCCCGTTCCACCGTCTCCACGCCGATCGCGCCGCCGGCGTTGTTGACGAGCACCGCGAGGTCGTCGATCGAGGCCGCCAGCGCGGCGA
This portion of the Jatrophihabitans endophyticus genome encodes:
- a CDS encoding SDR family NAD(P)-dependent oxidoreductase produces the protein MPHGVAVVTGASSGIGAATVRRLAAEGFDVVAAARRRDRLDELAAAVPGVRAVTLDVTDPASVAALAASIDDLAVLVNNAGGAIGVETVERGDPADWQAMFETNVLGVLRVTQALLPALERGAGGHVIVTGSIAGHLVYEGGGGYTAAKHGAAALVETLRLELAGRPVRVTEVAPGMVHTEEFSLVRLRGDQAAADRVYEGVEAPLRAGDVADCIAFVATRPAHVNVDLLVVKPLAQAAPHKVHRGPIE